Below is a genomic region from Haliotis asinina isolate JCU_RB_2024 chromosome 14, JCU_Hal_asi_v2, whole genome shotgun sequence.
AATATGACTTtaggatccgggttagaattgatcttcacctgcccatgcttgtcgtaagaggcgactaacggaatcgggtgatcagactcgctgacttggctgacatgtgTTATCGTGTcccattgtgtagatcgatactcatgctgttcatcactggattatctgggccagactggattatttactgaccaccgcAATATAgcggagtgcggcgttaaaaaaAACTCAGTCAACCAATCAATGTTCCGAAAATTTGAGATTATATGTATGTGTTAATGTCGCGGACATTCACGGGATCTTGAGAGTTTTATGTAGCGCCATTCACGTGATATTGGGAGGTTCACATGGGAACAAATGTTTGATGTCGATATTTGTATCGTGTACCGCATACATACTGGTTGATTGGTACTGACGTGAGGAATCGTCAATTACAGGATGCAATGGTGTTTATTTCAACAACAAAAGAGTATTGTTTAGTACGTTACGTTATGCATCCAGCATCAAAGATGTCGCTGTTGTCGGTACTACCAGCATCCAAGATGTCACTGTTGTCGGTACTATCAGCATCCAAGATGTTGATGTTGTCGGTACTATCAGCATCCAAGATGTTGATGTTGTCGGTACTATCAGCATTCAAAATGTTGATGCTGTCGGTACCATCAGCATCCAAGATGTTGATGTTATCGGTACTATCAGCATCCAAGATGTTGATGTCGTCGGTACTATCAGCATCCAAAATGTTGCTGTTGTCGGTACTATCAACATCAAAGATGTCGCTGTTGTCGGTACTATCAGCATCCAAGATGTTGATGTTGTCGGTACCATCAGTATTCAAAATGTTGATGTCGTCGGTACCATCAGCATCCAAGATGTTGCTGTTGTCGGTACTATCAGCATTCAAGATGTCGCTgttattctagcaatatcagggcggttgacaccagaaatgggcttaaagCATTGTATGGACCTGGGGagacgaacccgggtcttccccgtgacgaacgaacgcttaaaccactaagctacctttAATTCCCCCTGGCCACTGAGTAATTAGGAAACAGACCACCTGGCTGTCCCATAACCTGGGTCTCTCAGAGGGATGCTTGAATTATATCTATCGAATAAAAGGCGAAATGCACAGCGTCAGCAACAAGACTTTTGGAATCTTCATCTATCTAGCAACTCAGTGAGTACGGACACTTACTCCACATAATGCCTCAGTGCAAAGGAATATTAAGGTttggaaaaaaaccccaaaa
It encodes:
- the LOC137262045 gene encoding subtilisin-like protease 3, with amino-acid sequence MYLLTQNNSDILNADSTDNSNILDADGTDDINILNTDGTDNINILDADSTDNSDIFDVDSTDNSNILDADSTDDINILDADSTDNINILDADGTDSINILNADSTDNINILDADSTDNINILDADSTDNSDILDAGSTDNSDIFDAGCIT